GTGACTGACACCCAAATATCGCATGCTCAACAAAGAAATTCGAAGCAGTTAGCAGTTATCCCCTCCGCTTCCCagcttatctaggaagatcgaagggcctctttGTGCGGGGTAATGGTAATTAGCTTGTCTAAGTAGTAACTCGACGTTAGACAGTATCTGTAGCTATGAAAGCACTATTAAGTAAGACAAGTTACTAAGCAGttttctttaaccctttcactcccaagagtgacacttataaattttactctgtctaacgccagacgattttactcgtcaatggggaaccccacaggagtgaaagggttaatagaGAACCTGCATTGAACTAGCTATTATTGATttgtgaaactttttttttcccttaacACCCTCTATTTGTTAGGATGTGATAGGGCGGTGGACCGTCACTTTTCACTGAAATTGTGTGGTGTTGTCgggctttttgttttgtttttgttgattgcCTGTTAGTCATTACTTTGGTCTGGTCTATTTGCTTTTTACCATTTACATGTAGCTTGTAGTGGTACTAAGTTAGTAATTTAAAGTTGTGGAGTGTCGCATTATCCAATGTACAAAGTTGCATCAACTAACTAGCTCACATCAACCAACCAGCTGCAATGCCATGTTGCCCTTAAGAACATGTGTTGtaggtttattttgttttccatgtactttaaatttcattttacgcCAACAACATTCTGTCTGTTAGAAATATTGACACCATCTACATTGTATTCTGCAACCTGGAATAGGGTTTTCCTATTTAAAGGGAATTTCCATTGTTGGTCTGACATGGAATTTGAACCCACTACCCACTAATACAAGCATTGTGTTTATTTCTGAAATTTAAACAGCTGTCCATTTAGCTCAACGTATAATGCACTTTCTGTTTTGAATTTCTGACCAGGATTCACAGCTTTGCTTTGCTGCAACATAAGATTGCACTTcatctaatttttaattttttaggtTTCTGTGAATCGTTCTGGAAAGAGCAAGGTTATCTTTACTATGGGAGTAGCTCGGGACTTCTGCACCAAGCTTACAGCCTTTGCAAATTTCCTTGCCCAAGGTAGGAGCAATCATTTCAGGCTGTTTTTGAAGGATTGTTTCTCTCAAATACTTTTAATTGGTTCTTTCTCTTATGTCCTGAAATGAGATGCATGAAGATATTGATTGAGTCATGAAGAGccctttttccctttttctcaATTCCAGCATCGCTTGTCTAACATcacttttaaaataattgtcCCTTCAATCCTCAAGTTGTGATAATgctaatctaaaaataaccctaCAATTTCGAAATAAGTCGTTGACATTAATTTTAGACCTTACATGCACTCCATTACATGTTAATCTAAATACAGTATGCATTGCATCATGTGTATTTCTGGACAAAAAGTATGTGATTGCATAGATTCCAAAGCATAAATTATGAGACATACAGTATGCTCTTATTTTGTATTTGTAGCACCAAAACGTGACGAGGAATGTGAGGAATCTGGCGATTTGATGAAGTAAGCAGCATACACTGTATTTTCCAGGTTGCtgtgattttaattttcttcagtAATTATCTTTGTTGTCTTGGAagctattttttaaatttactgttCCTTTAATTTAGTTTGTTGGCAGTTTACTGCTTCTCATTTGTGCCTCAATTGAGTTCATGATAATTAGCCTGAGCTTCTAATCATTATTCAAAAAGCCCAGTGGCTTGTCCAACTGTGATCCTAGTCATTCATGTTCCCGTTGGCCATACTCATGAGACCTTGATTTCATTAACAATATTATAGCGTGTTAAGCAGAAATGATTTTACTGTCAGTCACTTAATGTTAAAGAAGATGTCAACAATGTTAAAACTCAACTTCTGTATCTTTTAAGTGAAAGTATCAGAGGTCCAAACAACAGAATGTACTATCTTGACCTCAAGGAAAATAACAGAGGAAAGTTTTTGAAGGTCAGTCTTTGCACTAGTCTTGTCATAAGGAGCTAGGCCTTGTCTTGCTTTTAACCATTTTCATCCCTAGAGGCATTTGTCCTTTACACTTCTTACCAGTTTCAAACCATGAAGTCCATTTTTAGTGGTCTTCTTCTTTGTCTAGTgggtgcaggggtggcgcagtggtgagagcaccaatgtggccaggttcaattcccagactcggcgtcatacatgtatgtgggttgagtttgatgATTCTCTATTCTGGAcacagaggttttttctctgggtactccggttttcccctctactAAAAAATCagcattttatttgatttgtgttaatttgccCATTTCAGTTTATTGCATGTGTGTCCCGAGTTAGTGCTCCAGCTCTAAATGACTGGACACTTAAGTGAGATTCCTTTCCATGatagtaatattattatgtGAAGCTATCATGATTGCAAGGGTTATCCAAATGGACCGCAACAAACACTTTTCACATATCAGAATCAAGATGAGGTTGTTATATTGTTGTTGGTAGTAGAATGAAGTAAATCCCTGTAAAACCCAAAAATAAGTTCTACTATTTGCAGATAAACCAAACTGGTTCATATGGCCGAGGAGGTCGTACAAACATTGCTGTTCCAGCTCAAGGCATTGTAGATATAAGAAATGCCCTCTCTGAAGTACTGGAACAATATGGTTCTGATGAGGGTATGTAAGAGATGACTTTTCGTATAAATATTTGATCTGAGTTGTTCTTATAGCAAAATGATTTTATCGCATTGGCTAATTCCTTTTCAAAGAAACCTATTGGTTGTTTTGCACTAATGTGAACCTTTTTCCAGCAGTTTTCTCCTATTCTACTCATCCAGCAAATGATTTTAGCGGTCTGATGTTGACCTTGTTTACTATATTCTCTTTGCAAAGGCTTAATCTCTGCAACATTCAAGAACTTTTTCTGAAACTTATCTAATACCAGGTGTTGCCATGGAATCTGAATAATTGACAAGCAGCTACAATAGGCTAGTTTcaaattgtgcagcaacaaaagaacagagtcaagGTTTTGGGaaataattagtattttgttttgttcaaaacaaaggaaagtgcaagtaattattcccctgaacctcgactctgttctttttgtaaatattcaagtttttgctGAAATCCAGGTATTCAGGAATACAGCTGAGAAAAAGACCCCTTagattgcaataattattatccgTGTAGGAGCCTCCATCCTATGTTTGGTTCAGTCCAAGTGAGATCTGGGGCTCCATTGGGCcacaaattttggaaaaaccaGGCAAGGAATCGAATGTAACGGAAATATTCCggaaaaaattttttcagaaattttgGGTATGCTTCACAAAGTGGTCCTGAATTTCCAGAGTTCCGGAACAACCGGAAAATCCCGTCCCTTTGTTTCGTTGCTCCTTGCGCGCTTTTCGTGTGTACATTTTGGGGCAATACTAGTTGATGTGGTTGGTTTCGAGCGCTGTTCCGTTCCCCACATGATTATCGAAAGTTGTAACTAAAACTTGTGGTCGAGTGGAAAgcgccttaaggacgttcgcgcccattgctactgcgcatccttacagcgcacgcaaattcacgtGCCACGTCATACATCGAGCGCGCGCGTTCAGTACTAaagaacaatgatagggcagatggccattgctatagctttgcttggatttaacgatcttggatgttcggtgaccccaactttttttttcagaaacagattttatttacaattatctccacgttgtccaaaaatgaacaaaaaaatcaatgtaggaagttaaaaaaatttcaagatttttgtcctCTGGACATGGAatgctgcaaggcgcatgaaactatggtcgctaaatgcgaacttgttctttaaggaacctcagcagttaactaaattcacttgaagGGTCCACttaaagtttggtagagaacatttcacttcaaagatataattgcaatgtttttgggcttacagacaatGGCCTTATTCGCTATAGAAGCCGGATTTGTTCAGATTTAGgatgttcttccgggcaagttctctccaaaacgaagtcggtgaccccccatttttttacatttctgacatcactaactcatcatctttgaatggtaaaatttgcagaaaaaaatcaatgttagaaagtttccgcgcgaacgtccttaagagtaTACCATAGTCTCTTTGGGAAAATGGGATGGTGCAGTCGATTGGCAACTGAATTGATCCTTAAAATGAAGTTCGTCATCATTGACTGTTTTAGAGGAGGCGCCCAATGATTTGCCAGCATCACGAGAACAGCGTGTGGAGCAAAAGAGGTTCTACTTTGATGTTGGTAGCAATGCGAGAGGGGTGTACTTGAGGATTTCTGAGGTTGGTAGTTTTGGACGTTAAAATTTGGTACGTGTCATTAGGTGTGCCTCGTTTATATggtttttgtaattattttgtattttccaGGTCACAGCCAATTATCGGAATTCAATCACAATACCCAAAAAGGGTTGGGCAAGCATAAGGGATATAATAGGTAAGTTGTTCTTCTACATTATGTTGTTTTGTCGTCCTTCTTGGCTGTGATGAAGTGGCACGACCAACGACAATTATTTGGAGCACAAGGTCATGTGTTTTTTGTGGTGCCTCTAATccccaaactttttttcttcccaTTAAGAGATCCATTCAATTTCTAAAGCAAATTGACCGGAAAACCTTCTGTAGTGAACGTACGGCGCCTTGGTGGAATGATAGATGGCGCTATACACTGCATGATCTACTATCCCTTGggtaactcaattggttttgatagCTATTTTCCGCTTGGTAGTGACCTACCATGGTGGACAGGGCAATGCGGTTCGTGAGCGAGCTTGGAACTCGTGGAGCTAGTCAAACTCTTTTTGCGGCGGAAAAAATTCATTGAATGCAAAGTAGTTTGTCAAAGTAGGATAGACCTATTCCTTTGATCCTCTTTCTCAAACTCTCGGTTTAAATCTCAAGTTTGTGACCACCgctaatagggagtttaagctcGTGACGTTTTTGAGTctcagacggcaaccggaagtgagctgttttcccttttaacttttcTTGTCTCTACTAATAAGcgtgcgcgtttttgagacgtggacggcaaccgAAAGCGACCaattcgcgtgccaggacagttgtgtctcccagattcttagactaatcatctctaatggagaaaagaaacttgacAATGAAATGTGGTTGTGGGAAGACAagtaaaaagggaaaacaggtcacttccggttgccgtccgcgtcacaaaaacgtgcgtgcttaagctccctattagggagtttaagctcGTGACGTTTTTGAgtcgcagacggcaaccggaagtgagctgttttcccttttaacttttcTTGTCACTACTTTactttatattgctaagtatctttcttCCATGGGATACACTACTGTCTTGGCATGCGAAGTTTTCATTTCCGCttgccgtccgcggctcaaaaacgtctcgttcttaaactccctaatttcaccgagcgcgagggccgcaCCTGGAAATATTGGCccaaggtcgtggcagtacaaaaacgaccgagggccaatattccccagttcGGTCCCGAGCAAgagaggttagtaagttgtttattatatggtatgGTTTCTTTGAACGATGGGACGCTTGTCCacttggtgaatgttcgtaatcttcgtctCCCATCAGCCAACTTTAAACGATAATCTTTTACATGTAAACTAAATCCCGCCTTACCCCCCACCCACCACACGGATAGTCCGATAGTCTACCTATTCAGCTAAAACCGGTGGGCATTTGAAACAAGTGTTGCCCTTCTTATCTAATCCACCCCGTGTGCTCCTAAGTTGAAGCAACGCGCGCGACAACGCCAATGAAAACATCTCAAAGTGAACTTTTGCACTACCCAAACTGttttcacgattattccatcaTTCTAGCCTTGTGCAATGTTGCCTAAGCAACCTACAACTGGACTAACAGGAACGCCATTCAATGGACGTTGTGGTCAAAATTTGATCCTAGGATCAGATCCCGCGGAGAAATGGAATGGAAATGAAACTTACCGACGATTTATTTCCGCCCCATTCCACTTCGGAGCCTCGTTATAAGCTATCAAAGCCTTAATTTTGGGGATGCTGCGTAGTTTTTCAGAGGAGAAATATTATTATCAGTGTACTAAAGGTATGCCGAATGAGCAGCGGGAGCTTTTACTCATTACTTTAAACCTTGTTTGTTTTCGACCTTGCTTTACCCCACCAAACCGCTATTGTTGCTCTTAATCGAGCTGCATATGGAGCAGCATACGTCCCCTATGTGATTGCTTTGTAATTATAAGAATCTTGATTCTTTCGGTTATTACCTTTTACCtgtttttgtatttattttattttattatatttgtaaTTTGTAGGTGTAGTAATCTCACGCAGCCTGTAGATATGTTTTGTATGTATTATCTGTTTTGTTTCCACCCGACCCGGTTTGCTACGCTATTATTAACTATTATCCTGccaaatcgcgcggaatatcgcatGATACTTACttggaaaaaaaagctggaaaaact
The Montipora capricornis isolate CH-2021 chromosome 10, ASM3666992v2, whole genome shotgun sequence genome window above contains:
- the LOC138019866 gene encoding transcriptional activator protein Pur-alpha-like: MAGAEQTDVGEGRMAASEGVSGGEYADEGQDRRGGDTELFSKSLKIQSKRFYVDVKQNRRGKFIKIAEVSVNRSGKSKVIFTMGVARDFCTKLTAFANFLAQAPKRDEECEESGDLMNESIRGPNNRMYYLDLKENNRGKFLKINQTGSYGRGGRTNIAVPAQGIVDIRNALSEVLEQYGSDEEEAPNDLPASREQRVEQKRFYFDVGSNARGVYLRISEVTANYRNSITIPKKGWASIRDIIDDFVKKMDDDEEEEEEEEEEEEEEEEEEEEEERRD